Proteins from a single region of Desulfolutivibrio sulfoxidireducens:
- the mgtE gene encoding magnesium transporter: MHDTILARLPLAALPRACADLERSVSPDVTELIRAAESGEHPGITAERLCAVRSAVKDVPGDATPGSATLLIRRVLAAVDPQRRAEIFVNLSQDAQIETALAMTRAEATVLVAAMPPDDRVDLLKRIPAECRQAVMPALAHVEREDIRRLSSYAEGTAGAVMTSEYAALNPEMTAEAAIGKLRLEAPDKETIYYAYVLDAARGLLGFVSLKDLILARPESLVSELMNREVIFARADEDQEEVVKKIARYDLLALPVVDERGVLVGIVTHDDAIDVLHQEHTEDMEKFAAITGSHEGQAYLRTSALGHFRNRAFWVVILAALGLVSGFIISSFESTLANLLILTLYMPMIAAAGGNVGSQSATVVIRALTLGHIRPRDALRVFLKEFQVAALLGGILAILTFAKVSFLSHGTVLPEGVTLAKVGLVVGLALCAQVITATILGAALPILAVRLGRDPAVAASPSLTTLVDITGLLLYFGAAKVILGV; encoded by the coding sequence ATGCACGACACCATCCTCGCCCGTCTGCCCCTGGCGGCTTTGCCCCGGGCCTGTGCGGACCTTGAGCGGTCCGTTTCCCCAGATGTGACGGAACTGATCCGGGCCGCCGAAAGCGGCGAACATCCGGGAATCACCGCCGAACGCCTCTGCGCCGTCCGTAGCGCCGTCAAGGACGTCCCGGGCGATGCCACGCCCGGATCGGCGACCCTGTTGATCCGCCGGGTTTTGGCCGCCGTTGACCCGCAACGCCGGGCGGAGATCTTCGTCAACCTGTCCCAGGACGCCCAGATCGAAACGGCCCTGGCCATGACCAGGGCCGAGGCCACAGTGCTGGTCGCGGCCATGCCCCCCGACGACCGGGTGGACCTGCTCAAGCGCATCCCGGCCGAATGCCGTCAGGCGGTCATGCCCGCCCTGGCCCATGTCGAGCGCGAGGACATCCGCCGGCTGTCCTCCTATGCCGAGGGCACGGCCGGGGCGGTGATGACCTCGGAATACGCCGCCCTGAACCCGGAGATGACCGCCGAGGCGGCCATCGGCAAGCTGCGGCTGGAGGCCCCGGACAAGGAGACCATCTATTACGCCTATGTGCTCGACGCCGCCCGGGGGCTTCTGGGCTTCGTATCGCTGAAGGACCTTATCCTGGCCCGGCCCGAGAGCCTGGTGTCGGAACTCATGAACCGGGAGGTCATTTTCGCCAGGGCCGACGAGGACCAGGAGGAGGTGGTCAAGAAGATCGCCCGCTACGACCTTCTGGCCCTGCCCGTGGTGGACGAGCGCGGCGTCCTGGTGGGCATCGTCACCCATGACGACGCCATCGACGTGCTGCACCAGGAACACACCGAGGACATGGAAAAATTCGCGGCCATCACCGGCAGCCACGAGGGCCAGGCCTACCTGCGCACCTCGGCCCTGGGGCATTTCCGCAACCGGGCCTTCTGGGTGGTGATTCTGGCCGCCCTGGGGCTGGTGTCCGGCTTTATCATCAGCTCCTTCGAGTCCACCCTGGCGAACCTGCTCATCCTCACCCTGTACATGCCCATGATCGCCGCGGCCGGGGGCAACGTGGGCAGCCAGTCGGCCACGGTGGTCATCCGGGCCTTGACCCTGGGGCACATCCGGCCGCGCGACGCGCTGCGGGTCTTTCTCAAGGAATTCCAGGTCGCGGCCCTGCTTGGCGGCATCCTGGCGATTCTGACCTTTGCCAAGGTCTCGTTTCTGTCCCACGGGACGGTCCTGCCCGAGGGCGTCACCCTGGCCAAGGTGGGCCTGGTGGTCGGGCTGGCCCTGTGCGCCCAGGTGATCACGGCCACCATCCTGGGCGCGGCGTTGCCGATTCTGGCCGTGCGCCTGGGCCGGGACCCGGCCGTGGCCGCCAGCCCCTCCCTGACCACGCTGGTGGATATCACCGGCCTTTTGCTCTATTTCGGCGCGGCCAAGGTCATTTTGGGGGTCTAA
- the rimP gene encoding ribosome maturation factor RimP, which translates to MDIQERARRIAELLTPSLAVEGLVPWGIDISSTGHRELVRIFIDVSPEARAARGEAGKAAGVTVDDCASVSRHVGYLLEVEDIMPGPYVLEVSSPGIERRFFTPGQLAGYVGCEVEVTLASPRQGRRAFHGLLTGADGESFTMTADPGPRQTAVDFAWSEVKKARLVHRFPDETGDPGPEHPHGRSEVTP; encoded by the coding sequence ATGGATATACAGGAACGCGCGCGGCGCATCGCCGAACTTCTCACCCCCTCCCTCGCCGTGGAGGGCCTTGTGCCGTGGGGAATCGACATCTCCTCGACCGGGCATCGCGAACTGGTGCGGATATTCATCGACGTGTCCCCCGAGGCCCGCGCGGCCCGGGGCGAGGCCGGAAAGGCGGCCGGGGTGACCGTGGACGACTGCGCCTCGGTCAGCCGCCATGTCGGATACCTCCTGGAGGTCGAGGACATCATGCCCGGACCCTACGTCCTGGAAGTCTCCTCGCCGGGCATCGAACGTCGTTTTTTCACGCCCGGACAACTCGCCGGGTACGTCGGATGCGAAGTCGAGGTGACGCTCGCAAGTCCCCGCCAGGGCCGCCGCGCATTTCACGGCCTCTTGACCGGGGCCGACGGCGAGTCGTTCACCATGACGGCCGATCCCGGGCCAAGACAAACCGCCGTGGACTTTGCCTGGAGCGAGGTCAAAAAGGCCAGGCTGGTGCACCGTTTTCCGGATGAAACAGGCGATCCCGGCCCGGAACATCCCCATGGACGCTCGGAGGTGACCCCATGA
- the nusA gene encoding transcription termination factor NusA, with translation MSMELKKAIDQISKDRGIDRDLLIDTLEEAVRSSVARKYGDHLDFEVGYNEEQGEIEVYQFKVVVDDVDLPDAEITLEEARAIDPNVQLDDEMGFKLKIEDLGRIAAQSAKQVIIQRMRDAEQEIIYEEYKDRKGEIVSGIIQRRDRSGWIINLGRTEALLPKEEQIPRERYKRGDRVQAFIIEVLPQGRGPQIVVSRTHGDYMSALFSREVPEVADGTVRILGVSRDPGSRAKVAVMSKDRDVDPVGACVGIRGSRIQNIVQELRGERIDIVVWSPEIAGFARNALSPASVSRIIVDEEEKTLEVVVPDDQLNLAIGRKGQNVKLAAKLLGWKIDIFTESRFGELNASRKELEQLASVAEMPVENFLSAGFVSLEQLVEADDEALSAIEGMTAKRLGNVRLALKLLAPAKAPEVAPEAGDAEPTSDQPETGDDAVPDAAPEAGDAEPAPVQPETGDDTSAAAAPEAGDAEPAPVQPETGDDTSAAAEPEAGNGDTEKP, from the coding sequence ATGAGCATGGAGCTGAAAAAGGCAATCGACCAGATAAGCAAGGACCGGGGCATCGACCGGGATCTCCTCATAGACACCCTGGAGGAGGCCGTTCGCTCTTCCGTGGCCCGCAAATACGGGGACCATCTGGATTTCGAGGTGGGCTACAACGAGGAGCAGGGCGAGATCGAGGTCTACCAGTTCAAGGTGGTCGTGGATGACGTGGATCTCCCGGACGCCGAGATCACCCTGGAGGAGGCCCGGGCCATCGACCCCAACGTCCAACTCGACGACGAGATGGGGTTCAAGCTCAAGATCGAGGATCTCGGGCGCATCGCGGCCCAGTCGGCCAAGCAGGTGATCATCCAGCGCATGCGCGACGCCGAGCAGGAGATCATCTACGAGGAATACAAGGACCGAAAGGGCGAGATCGTCAGCGGCATCATCCAGCGCCGGGACCGCTCGGGCTGGATCATCAACCTCGGCCGCACCGAGGCCCTTTTGCCCAAGGAAGAACAGATCCCCCGCGAGCGCTACAAGCGCGGCGACCGGGTCCAGGCCTTCATCATCGAGGTCCTGCCCCAGGGCCGGGGCCCCCAGATCGTGGTCTCCCGCACCCACGGCGACTACATGAGCGCGCTTTTCTCCCGCGAGGTGCCCGAGGTGGCCGACGGCACGGTGCGCATCCTGGGCGTGTCCAGGGATCCGGGATCGCGGGCCAAGGTGGCGGTCATGTCCAAGGACCGCGACGTGGACCCGGTGGGCGCCTGCGTGGGCATCCGGGGGTCGCGCATCCAGAACATCGTCCAGGAACTGCGCGGGGAGCGCATCGACATCGTGGTCTGGAGCCCGGAGATCGCCGGGTTCGCCAGAAACGCCCTGTCCCCGGCCTCGGTCTCGCGGATCATCGTGGACGAGGAGGAGAAGACCCTGGAGGTGGTGGTTCCCGACGACCAGCTCAATCTGGCCATCGGCCGCAAGGGCCAGAACGTCAAGCTCGCGGCCAAGCTCCTGGGTTGGAAGATCGACATTTTCACCGAATCCCGGTTCGGCGAACTCAACGCCTCGCGCAAGGAACTCGAGCAACTGGCCAGCGTGGCCGAGATGCCCGTGGAAAACTTCCTGTCCGCCGGGTTCGTGTCCCTCGAGCAGCTTGTCGAGGCCGACGACGAGGCCCTTTCGGCCATCGAGGGCATGACCGCCAAACGCCTGGGCAACGTTCGCCTGGCCCTCAAGCTCCTGGCCCCGGCCAAGGCCCCGGAGGTCGCGCCCGAGGCCGGAGACGCGGAGCCCACCTCGGACCAGCCTGAAACCGGAGACGACGCGGTCCCCGACGCCGCGCCCGAGGCCGGAGACGCGGAGCCCGCCCCGGTCCAGCCCGAAACCGGGGACGACACGTCCGCAGCCGCCGCGCCCGAGGCCGGAGACGCGGAGCCCGCCCCGGTCCAGCCCGAAACCGGGGATGACACGTCCGCAGCCGCCGAGCCCGAGGCCGGGAATGGGGATACGGAAAAACCGTGA
- a CDS encoding DUF448 domain-containing protein yields MCVICRGRFPKTALERYVVRVRTAGDPETAGGAPPPLVHDPEKCMDGRGRYVCERPACREKFKKFAGRSRKSQGDPK; encoded by the coding sequence ATGTGCGTGATCTGCCGGGGCCGGTTTCCAAAGACCGCGCTTGAGCGGTACGTCGTCCGCGTCCGGACGGCCGGTGATCCGGAGACAGCGGGAGGCGCGCCGCCTCCGTTGGTCCACGACCCGGAAAAATGCATGGACGGCAGGGGGCGCTATGTGTGCGAACGCCCCGCCTGCCGGGAAAAATTCAAAAAATTCGCAGGACGCAGCAGGAAAAGCCAGGGGGATCCAAAGTGA
- the infB gene encoding translation initiation factor IF-2, giving the protein MSNIRVKDLAKELGVGNKEILQILRELGIQAKSQMGALTEEEASQVRLKARSMGGATRVIDTEVQPGVIVRRRKPARDRQAPESEAAPAPGAEHPEPVSETPEAPAAPLAPPEIVSEASPETTAAEIAEPRAKRPAKPAPVETRARIISQPAQPEPEAPEPEPAPPVVHAEMETAAVVEAVEEAEAVSELAPEAIAAPEAPEASGTTPADAGTPPPPPPQAAGEEESRGDKKKRRPRREPPATPQVRIISMPEPKPEVVTPVAAPAAPGAAAPKTETEEERRKKGKKDRRTVEFTPTPVESEESRRKSAAAKKKKTPEVHDRTGGRAKSFRRKKPREEFQPAPQQLQAGTQPLKAAKRKIRMEETIRVAELAKQMGIKAQDLIKVLLGLGAMVTINQSLDVDTTVLAAGEFGYEVEKVGFSEEEFLLDREIDNPEDLRSRPPVVTIMGHVDHGKTSLLDAVRASNITSGEAGGITQHIGAYHVATSRGAIVFLDTPGHEAFTAMRARGAQVTDIVVLVVAADDGVMDQTREAVNHAKAAHVPIVVAVNKIDKPDANPDRVMRELGDLGLVPEAWGGETIFANVSAKQKIGLDALLEMILLQAEVLELKANPAKRARGHIVEARLDKGRGPVGTILIQEGTLKQGDAFVCGVVSGRVRAMFDDQGKKIREAGPAMPVEVQGFESVPEAGDEFVGVEDDKVARRIADARSIKQRERELGKATKVTLETFLAAKPDAEAQTLNLVLKADVQGSLEAITESLNKLSTDKVKVSIIHAGAGAITESDILLASASQAIIIGFNVRPTVKVKDVADRENVDIRFYDIIYKLVGDIKDAMSGMLAPIIREQYLGQAEVRDTFSVPKVGLVAGCGVLDGKLTRSAGIRLLRDGVVVYTGRLASLKRFKDDVKEVTKGYECGVGLENYNDVKIGDVIEAFESVEEKATLD; this is encoded by the coding sequence GTGAGTAACATCAGGGTGAAAGACCTCGCCAAGGAGCTTGGGGTCGGCAACAAGGAAATCCTGCAGATCCTGCGCGAACTGGGCATCCAGGCCAAAAGCCAAATGGGCGCCCTGACCGAGGAGGAGGCCTCCCAGGTCCGCCTCAAGGCCAGGTCCATGGGTGGCGCCACCCGGGTCATCGACACGGAGGTCCAGCCAGGGGTCATCGTCAGGCGCCGCAAGCCGGCCCGGGACCGGCAGGCCCCGGAATCCGAGGCCGCGCCGGCCCCGGGCGCGGAGCATCCCGAACCCGTTTCCGAGACGCCCGAAGCGCCCGCCGCCCCCCTTGCGCCCCCCGAAATCGTCTCCGAGGCCAGCCCGGAAACGACCGCCGCCGAAATCGCCGAGCCCCGGGCGAAACGTCCCGCCAAGCCGGCCCCGGTGGAAACCCGGGCCCGGATCATTTCCCAGCCCGCCCAGCCCGAACCCGAGGCCCCCGAGCCGGAGCCCGCGCCGCCCGTCGTCCATGCCGAGATGGAAACGGCCGCCGTCGTCGAGGCCGTGGAAGAGGCCGAGGCCGTCTCGGAACTGGCCCCCGAGGCAATCGCGGCTCCCGAGGCCCCCGAGGCCTCCGGGACCACCCCGGCCGACGCCGGGACGCCCCCTCCCCCGCCCCCCCAGGCCGCCGGCGAGGAGGAATCCCGAGGCGACAAGAAAAAAAGACGCCCGCGCCGAGAGCCGCCCGCAACGCCCCAGGTGCGCATCATTTCCATGCCCGAGCCCAAGCCCGAGGTCGTGACCCCTGTGGCCGCACCGGCCGCCCCGGGCGCCGCCGCGCCCAAGACCGAGACCGAGGAGGAGCGCCGCAAAAAGGGCAAAAAGGACCGGCGGACCGTGGAATTCACCCCCACCCCGGTCGAGAGCGAGGAATCGCGCCGCAAGAGCGCCGCCGCCAAGAAGAAAAAGACCCCCGAGGTCCATGACCGCACCGGCGGCCGGGCCAAGTCCTTCCGGCGCAAAAAGCCGCGCGAGGAGTTCCAGCCCGCCCCCCAGCAGCTCCAGGCCGGCACCCAGCCGCTCAAGGCCGCCAAGCGCAAGATCCGCATGGAAGAGACCATCCGGGTGGCCGAACTGGCCAAGCAGATGGGCATCAAGGCCCAGGATCTGATCAAGGTCCTCTTGGGACTCGGGGCCATGGTGACCATCAACCAGTCCCTGGACGTGGACACCACCGTCCTGGCCGCCGGGGAATTCGGCTACGAGGTGGAAAAGGTGGGCTTCTCCGAAGAGGAGTTCCTGCTTGACCGCGAGATCGACAACCCCGAGGACCTGCGGTCGCGTCCGCCTGTCGTGACCATCATGGGCCACGTGGACCACGGCAAGACCTCCCTTCTCGACGCCGTGCGGGCCTCCAACATCACCTCCGGCGAGGCCGGCGGCATCACCCAGCACATCGGGGCCTATCACGTGGCCACCAGCCGGGGGGCGATCGTCTTTCTGGACACCCCTGGCCACGAGGCCTTCACCGCCATGCGCGCCCGGGGCGCCCAGGTCACGGACATCGTGGTCCTGGTGGTGGCCGCCGACGACGGGGTCATGGACCAGACCCGCGAGGCCGTGAACCACGCCAAGGCCGCTCACGTGCCCATCGTGGTGGCCGTGAACAAGATCGACAAGCCCGATGCCAATCCGGACCGGGTCATGCGCGAACTCGGCGACCTGGGACTGGTGCCCGAGGCCTGGGGCGGCGAGACCATCTTCGCCAACGTCTCGGCCAAGCAGAAAATCGGCCTGGACGCCCTTTTGGAAATGATCCTTTTGCAGGCCGAGGTGCTCGAACTCAAGGCCAATCCGGCCAAGCGCGCCAGGGGACACATCGTGGAGGCCCGCCTGGACAAGGGTCGGGGCCCCGTGGGCACCATCCTGATCCAGGAAGGCACCCTCAAGCAGGGCGACGCCTTCGTGTGCGGCGTGGTCAGCGGCCGGGTGCGGGCCATGTTCGACGACCAGGGCAAGAAGATCCGGGAGGCCGGACCGGCCATGCCCGTGGAGGTCCAGGGCTTCGAGAGCGTGCCCGAGGCCGGCGACGAATTCGTCGGGGTCGAGGACGACAAGGTGGCCCGCCGCATCGCCGACGCCCGCTCCATCAAGCAGCGCGAGCGCGAACTCGGCAAGGCCACCAAGGTGACCCTGGAGACCTTCCTGGCCGCCAAGCCCGACGCCGAGGCCCAGACGCTCAACCTCGTGCTCAAGGCCGACGTGCAAGGCTCGCTCGAGGCCATCACCGAGTCCCTGAACAAGCTGTCCACGGACAAGGTCAAGGTCAGCATCATCCATGCCGGGGCCGGGGCCATCACCGAGTCCGACATCCTTCTGGCCTCGGCCTCCCAGGCCATCATCATCGGCTTCAACGTGCGCCCGACGGTCAAGGTCAAGGACGTGGCCGACCGCGAAAACGTGGACATCCGCTTCTACGACATCATCTACAAGCTGGTGGGCGACATCAAGGACGCCATGTCCGGCATGCTGGCCCCGATCATCCGCGAGCAGTACCTCGGGCAGGCCGAGGTGCGCGACACCTTCAGCGTTCCCAAGGTGGGCCTGGTGGCCGGGTGCGGCGTGCTGGACGGCAAGCTCACCCGCAGCGCCGGAATCCGCCTGCTGCGCGACGGCGTGGTGGTCTACACCGGCAGGCTGGCCTCGCTGAAGCGCTTCAAGGACGACGTCAAGGAAGTCACCAAGGGCTATGAATGCGGCGTGGGCCTGGAGAATTACAACGACGTGAAGATCGGCGACGTCATCGAGGCCTTCGAGTCCGTGGAGGAAAAGGCCACCCTGGATTAG
- a CDS encoding DUF503 domain-containing protein: MVIGILTLEFRLHGNDSLKGKRRVALSLKQKLRNTFNVAVSEIARQDSHDTLVLAAVTVSPDATRVQGLLQKALNKVVAIDAAELVYDDIEIIQA; encoded by the coding sequence ATGGTCATCGGCATATTGACCCTGGAGTTCCGGCTCCACGGCAACGACTCGCTCAAGGGCAAACGGCGCGTGGCCTTAAGCCTCAAACAAAAACTTCGCAACACCTTCAACGTGGCCGTCAGCGAAATCGCCCGCCAGGATTCCCACGACACCCTGGTCCTGGCGGCGGTGACCGTCTCCCCGGACGCCACCCGGGTCCAGGGTCTTTTGCAAAAGGCCCTGAACAAGGTGGTGGCCATCGACGCGGCCGAACTCGTCTACGACGACATCGAGATCATCCAGGCATGA
- the rbfA gene encoding 30S ribosome-binding factor RbfA gives MKRATSIRSTRLADLIMRELALTLEQDVTDPRLELVTISGVALNADLSVARVLYTLAGDAARQEKAAAALEQAKGFLRKHLGKRLQIKFIPELRFERDTFLEDMVYARPDA, from the coding sequence ATGAAACGCGCCACGTCCATCAGATCGACCCGTCTTGCGGATCTCATCATGCGGGAGCTGGCCCTGACCCTGGAACAGGACGTCACCGACCCCCGCCTGGAACTGGTGACCATAAGCGGCGTGGCCTTGAACGCCGACTTGAGCGTGGCCCGGGTCCTGTACACCCTGGCCGGGGACGCCGCGCGCCAGGAAAAGGCCGCCGCCGCCCTGGAGCAGGCCAAGGGCTTTTTGCGCAAGCATCTGGGCAAACGGCTTCAGATCAAATTTATTCCGGAACTGCGCTTCGAGCGGGACACGTTTTTGGAGGACATGGTCTATGCCCGCCCCGATGCGTGA
- a CDS encoding DHH family phosphoesterase: MPAPMREIAAILRERDDFLILSHENPDGDAVGSTAALGHILAHLGKRFTLANASPVPPQFAWMDIPGTWTRTPGRDYGFALALDCGDLERLGPLSDVIDPTRLCVIDHHLDNPHFGSVNWVDTVYSSTGEMVAALADELDVPLTGGLGRCLYVAMVTDTGDFTYGSTRPETLELAARLLRAGLDVGATNARLKNQWTISRIRLWSEVMGGMRLFFDGAAGSVRISQDMLRRTGTSPEDCDGLVNWVLRVRGVRAAVAVRELADGRVKFSLRSVGGDDIQRVAASFGGGGHKNASGGGLPGPLETAEATLIAAVGRSLGL; this comes from the coding sequence ATGCCCGCCCCGATGCGTGAGATCGCGGCCATCCTGCGGGAGCGCGACGATTTTTTGATCCTGTCCCACGAAAACCCCGACGGCGACGCCGTGGGCTCCACCGCGGCCCTGGGGCACATCCTGGCCCACCTGGGCAAGCGCTTCACCCTGGCCAACGCCTCGCCGGTGCCGCCGCAGTTCGCCTGGATGGACATCCCCGGGACGTGGACCCGGACCCCCGGCAGGGACTACGGCTTTGCCCTGGCCCTGGACTGCGGCGACCTCGAACGCCTGGGACCGCTTTCGGACGTGATCGATCCCACACGGCTGTGCGTCATCGATCACCACCTGGACAATCCCCATTTCGGAAGCGTCAACTGGGTGGACACGGTCTACTCCTCCACGGGCGAGATGGTGGCGGCCCTGGCCGACGAACTGGACGTTCCCCTGACCGGGGGCCTGGGGCGGTGCCTGTATGTGGCCATGGTCACGGACACCGGGGATTTCACCTACGGCTCCACCCGCCCCGAGACCCTGGAACTGGCGGCCAGGCTTTTGCGCGCCGGGCTCGACGTGGGCGCGACCAACGCCCGGCTCAAGAACCAGTGGACCATCTCGCGCATCCGCCTGTGGTCCGAGGTCATGGGCGGCATGCGGCTTTTTTTCGACGGCGCGGCCGGGTCCGTCCGCATCTCCCAGGACATGCTGCGACGCACCGGGACCTCGCCCGAGGACTGCGACGGCCTGGTCAACTGGGTGCTGCGGGTGCGCGGGGTGCGGGCGGCCGTGGCCGTGCGCGAGCTTGCCGACGGCCGGGTGAAATTCAGCCTGCGCTCGGTCGGCGGCGACGATATCCAGCGGGTGGCCGCCTCCTTTGGCGGCGGCGGACACAAAAACGCCTCGGGCGGCGGCCTTCCCGGCCCCCTGGAAACGGCCGAGGCAACCCTGATCGCGGCCGTGGGCCGGTCCCTGGGGCTTTAG
- the truB gene encoding tRNA pseudouridine(55) synthase TruB produces MPERVKPAQRHGILVLDKPSGPTSAGCLNDIKYRLGQKKIGHAGTLDPLAQGVLVVLLGRATKIATFLLGGEKIYRGSLRLGTTTDTYDVQGTVTAESPWEQVTEADVERAVAAWEGRQDQEVPAYSAAKHQGKPLYELARRGMMTPVKTKEVVISDARVLSMDLPSVHFRVRVSSGAYVRSLVHSLGQRLGCGAVMTALVREYSRPFHLDQACGLARVLAEPESLPERVLPLAAALPDWPRVRFGPEDAAKVARGMRLAARDVVPGTKALLLGPGDDPLAAAEATPTDGALQWAIVRGLG; encoded by the coding sequence ATGCCCGAACGCGTCAAACCCGCCCAGCGGCACGGCATACTGGTGCTCGACAAGCCCTCGGGTCCGACCTCGGCCGGGTGCTTAAACGACATCAAATACCGCCTGGGCCAAAAAAAGATCGGCCACGCCGGGACCCTGGACCCCCTGGCCCAGGGCGTGCTGGTGGTCCTTTTGGGCCGGGCCACCAAGATCGCCACGTTTCTGCTTGGGGGCGAAAAAATCTACCGGGGCAGCCTGCGCCTGGGCACGACCACGGACACCTACGACGTCCAGGGCACGGTGACCGCCGAGTCGCCGTGGGAACAGGTGACCGAGGCGGATGTCGAACGGGCCGTCGCGGCCTGGGAAGGCCGCCAGGACCAGGAGGTTCCGGCCTATTCCGCGGCCAAGCACCAGGGAAAACCCTTGTATGAACTGGCCAGACGGGGCATGATGACCCCGGTCAAGACCAAAGAGGTCGTGATTTCCGACGCGCGGGTGCTGTCCATGGACCTGCCGTCGGTTCATTTCCGGGTACGGGTCTCATCGGGCGCCTACGTCCGCTCCCTGGTCCACAGCCTGGGGCAGCGACTTGGTTGCGGCGCGGTGATGACCGCCCTTGTCCGGGAATACAGCCGTCCGTTTCACCTCGATCAGGCCTGCGGCCTGGCCCGGGTGCTGGCCGAACCGGAGAGCCTCCCCGAGAGGGTCTTGCCCCTTGCGGCGGCCCTTCCGGACTGGCCCCGGGTTCGGTTCGGCCCCGAGGACGCGGCCAAGGTGGCACGGGGCATGCGGCTTGCCGCCCGGGACGTGGTCCCGGGCACGAAAGCCCTGCTCCTTGGACCGGGGGACGACCCCCTGGCCGCTGCCGAGGCCACACCGACGGACGGCGCGTTACAGTGGGCGATTGTGCGCGGCCTAGGCTAG
- the rpsO gene encoding 30S ribosomal protein S15 — protein MVMTAEEKFKVIDEYKKHEGDTGSPEVQVALLTSRITYLTDHFKVHAKDFHSRTGLLKLVGQRRKLLNYLKKKDIQRYRDLIARLGLRK, from the coding sequence GTGGTCATGACCGCCGAGGAAAAGTTCAAGGTCATCGACGAGTACAAGAAGCATGAGGGCGACACTGGGTCCCCCGAGGTGCAGGTCGCGCTTCTCACCTCGCGCATCACCTACCTGACCGATCACTTCAAGGTCCACGCCAAGGATTTCCATTCCCGCACCGGACTCTTAAAGCTCGTCGGGCAGCGCCGCAAGCTTCTCAACTACTTGAAGAAAAAGGACATCCAGCGCTATCGCGATCTCATCGCGAGGCTTGGACTGCGCAAGTAG